The genomic window ACGAGGACGGCAAGGGTGTCGTGGAAAAGCGGCTGAAGGTCATCCAGAAGGGCGGCGACCCCAAGGAAGGCGGCACCTGGGCCTTCATCGGGCCGGATGCTTCCGACGAGGAGACCGTGATCGTCGAAGGCATGGACAAGGAGGTCCGCATCCCGCCCATCCCCATGCCCCGGATGCGCTTCAAGCGCTCGGCGCCGGATCCGGGAGTCGATCCGCAGGTGGAGATCCGGGCCCTACAGTCGGCCATGAAGTCGATGCAGAAACGCCTCGATCAGTTGCAGAAGCAGATGGCCATGGCACCGAAGACCCCCAAGGCGACGAAACAGCCCCGGCTGGCACCCATGACGCCCATGACACCCATGGCGCCCCTGCCGCCGCCTCCGCCCCCACCGCCGCCCGCGCCGGAGGCTCCCCCGGCCCCGCCCACGCCGCCCGCGGAACCCCCTCACTGATCTGAGGTTTCTTCGTTCCGCGAGAAGGGCCCGCCATGCGGGCCCTTCTCACAGCTGGTGCAAGAACGCCTCCACCCGGTCCCAGTCCCGCGTCACGGGAAAGGGCGGCAGGGCGGCGCGGACCTGGGCGGCGTAGCGCTTGCCCAGGCGGTCCTCGCTGGGCAGCATGAGGCGCGGATCCAGCACCGCCACCACGCCGCGATCGGTGCGGGTGCGGATGAGCCGGCCGATGCCCTGCTTCAACTTGAGCGTCATCTGGGGCACCTGGATGCCGATGAAGCCGAGGCCGTCGCGCTGGGCGTCCGCCTCGCGGATGCGGGCCTGCAGCACAGGGTCGTCCGGGGGCGCGAAGGGCAGCGCGGAGACCACCACCAGGCTCAGCGCCTCGCCGGGCAGATCCACGCCCTGCCAGAAGCTGGCGAGGCCCAGCAGCACCGCCGAGGGCGTGGCGCGGAAGCGGTCCAGCAGCTGGGTGCGGGAGAGGCCATCGCCCTGCACGAAGAAGGTGAGCTCGGGTAGCGCGTCTTCCAGTCGCGGCCGGAAGGCCGCCAGCATCTTGCGGCTGGTGAAGAGCAGCAGGGCCCGGCCCCGGCTGGCCCGCAGCATGCGCTCCATGGCCGCGAGCGAGGCCTCGATCCAGGCCGGATCGCCCACCCCCCCGCCGCCCGCGCGGCGTTCGGGCAGGCCCGGCGGCACGAAGAGCAGGCCCTGGGCTTCAAAGTCGAAGGGGCTCTCCACATGCTCGGCGACTTCCACCTCCGGCCGCGTGAACCCCAGGCGCAACCCCAGGCCGTTGAAGCCGCGGCCATCCCGCAGGGTGGCGCTGGTGAGGATCACGCTCTCGAAGCCGCGGCGCACATGCTGGTGGAAGAATGGCCGGACATCCACGGGGTTCGACTTGAAGTGGACGAGGTTCGGCCCCTCCCGGTTGAGGGTGGAGACCCAGCCTTCGGGCTGGGCGAAGATCTGCTCCATGCGGGAGAAGGCCGTGCCCACCCGCTCCGCGAGGCGCATCCACAGGGGGTTCTCGGGGTCAGCCGAACCGAGGCGGCGCGCCTCCATCCACAGGGGGTGCCCCGCCTCCACCCAGGCGCCCACGGCATCCGCCAGGGCCTTCATCTCGGGGCCGGGACTCAGCAGGGGCAGCACGCCGCCTTCGAGCGGCACCCAGGCGAGGATGTCGGTCCAGGCCCGCTCCCAGGGTTCCAGCAGGGCCGCCAGACCCGCGCCCTGCCCCTTGGCGGCGTCCCGCAGATCCGTGAAGAGCAGGTTCATGGCGCGGCTGGACCAGGCCTCGGCACAACTCTCGGTGAGCTGTTCCTCCAGGTCATGGGCCTCGTCGAGGATGAGCACGGGCGCGTCGGGCAGCACCTGGCCGAAGGCGGATTCCCGCAGCACGCGGTCGGCCAGCAGCAGTGCATGGTTGACGATGATGAGGTCGGCCTCGGCCACCTCCGCCCGCAGCTTGGTGAGGAAGCAGTCCTCGTAGCGGGGGCACTGGCGGCCCGTGCAGCGCTCGGCCCGGGCGTTGATCTTGTCCCACAGCGGCGACTCGCCCTCCCCGAAGCGGCCCAGCCCCTCGCGGTCCCCGTCCTGGGTCTCGCGGGTCCAGCGCTGCAGGGCCAGCCAGAGCTGCTGGTCGGCCCGGCTGAACTCCAGGTGGGCGTCCGTGGAGACGGCCTCCCAGGCCGTGCGGCAGAGGTAGTTGGCGCGGCCCTTGGCCAGCACGGCCTTGATGGGTCGGCCCAGGATGCCCGCCGCCCGGGGCACATCCTCTTCCAGCAGCTGGCGCTGGAGCTGCTTGGTGCGGGTGGCCACCAGGATGGGATGGCGGCCGGCGGCCAGGGCCGGGATCAGGTAGCCCAGGCTCTTGCCCGTGCCCGTGCCGGCCTCCACCGCCTGAATCACGGCCTCCGGCCGGGCGTCGGGCTCGCCGCCCCCGTCGCGCCACTTCTGGAAGCGGGCGGCGCCGTCCACCACGGCGTTGTGCACCAGCTCGGCCATGCGCCGCTGGCCGGGCCGGTCCTCGGCCCCGGGGAAGCAGGCGAAGATCCGGCCCTCCGACGGGGCGAAGTAGCGGTCCATGGGATGCGCCATCCGACCAGTGTGGAACAAAGGCGGAAAAAGGGCGAATGGGCTTTGGGGGAGGCTGGCCGCGGAGGGCCCCATTCACTTGTGGTAATGCTTGCCCCGGAGAATGGTGAACGCCCGGTAGAGCTGCTCCAGGAGCATCACCCGGCTCAGTTCGTGGGGGAAGGTCAGAGGCGACAGGCTCAGCTGCTCCCGGACCTCCGCCTTCAAGCCGGGATCGAAACCGTGGCTGCTGCCCAGGGCGAAGGCCAAGCTGTCGCCCCGGTCCATGCGCTCGCCCAGCCACTTGGCGAGGGCCTCGCTGTCCCGGAGTTTTCCCTCCGGCGTGAGGAGCACCGGGCATTTCACGGCCTTCAGCTTCGGACGAAGGCGCTCGGCCTCCTCCCGCAGCTGGCGGGCCGGATCCCCCTTACCCTCGGTCAGTTCCGTCACCTCCAGCCGCGCAAAGGGTCGGAGCATGTCGAGGTAGTGGCGCTCCAGCTCCCGGCAGGGATCCAGCCGCAGGCGTCCGAACGCAAGGAGGGAGATGGGATACATGATCCTATTGTGATGAATTTCCCTTGGCAGCCTAGCGGGTTGGCTCCACCATCCTTGTCATCCTGACCATCCCGTCCCGGAGGTAGTTTCATGCGTCGTTCTCTCGCATTGCCCCTCGCCAGCCTGCTCCTGTTACCCGCCTTCATCGGGTGCGGCGGCGACTCGATTCCCACCACCGCGCCCGCCGCGGCGAAGGAGCCCGCCGACATCCTCTACCACCTGCAGTACCTGGTGGTGCGCAAGGACTACAAGCACGCCGCCCTCATCGCCCCCATCACGCCGGATGTGGTCTACCCCTCCGCCATGCACTTCCACAAGCAGGCCAAGGAGCTGGGCATCACCCTCACGCCCGAAGAGCTCAAGGGCCTGGGCATCGAGCACCTGGCCGCGCGGCTCGACGAGCTGCCGGGCGGTCCCACCGACGACTACCCGGTGAAGGACGCCCGCCTGGCCTTCAATGCCGGCCTCTATCGCCTGCTGAAGGGCATCACGGACAAGTCCTGGGGCAAGATGCGCCACATGGGCATCACCGACAACTCCGCCGCCCGCCAGTTCGGGTCCTCCACCATCGTGAAGGACATGGCTCTCGGCTTCGATGGCACGAAGGTCCTCACCGTCAGCTGCCTCAAGAAGCCCGATGGCACCTGGGGCGTCTCCTACCTGCGCTATGAAGTGGCCCTCAAGAGCCTGAAGCAGTAGGCCCTCCCGCTCTTTTGCCGCGCCCCGGAGTCCACGGATTCCGGGGCGCGCTATGCTTGGGCCGACGCTTGGGCCGGCCGCCGCAGGCCCGAGCGGACGCAGGGGGTTCCCATGACCGGGGCCATGAACCTCTTCGACAGTGTCAGCCGGCAGTTCGATGAGGCCGCCGACATCCTGGGGCTCT from Geothrix sp. includes these protein-coding regions:
- a CDS encoding ATP-dependent DNA helicase encodes the protein MDRYFAPSEGRIFACFPGAEDRPGQRRMAELVHNAVVDGAARFQKWRDGGGEPDARPEAVIQAVEAGTGTGKSLGYLIPALAAGRHPILVATRTKQLQRQLLEEDVPRAAGILGRPIKAVLAKGRANYLCRTAWEAVSTDAHLEFSRADQQLWLALQRWTRETQDGDREGLGRFGEGESPLWDKINARAERCTGRQCPRYEDCFLTKLRAEVAEADLIIVNHALLLADRVLRESAFGQVLPDAPVLILDEAHDLEEQLTESCAEAWSSRAMNLLFTDLRDAAKGQGAGLAALLEPWERAWTDILAWVPLEGGVLPLLSPGPEMKALADAVGAWVEAGHPLWMEARRLGSADPENPLWMRLAERVGTAFSRMEQIFAQPEGWVSTLNREGPNLVHFKSNPVDVRPFFHQHVRRGFESVILTSATLRDGRGFNGLGLRLGFTRPEVEVAEHVESPFDFEAQGLLFVPPGLPERRAGGGGVGDPAWIEASLAAMERMLRASRGRALLLFTSRKMLAAFRPRLEDALPELTFFVQGDGLSRTQLLDRFRATPSAVLLGLASFWQGVDLPGEALSLVVVSALPFAPPDDPVLQARIREADAQRDGLGFIGIQVPQMTLKLKQGIGRLIRTRTDRGVVAVLDPRLMLPSEDRLGKRYAAQVRAALPPFPVTRDWDRVEAFLHQL
- a CDS encoding 23S rRNA (pseudouridine(1915)-N(3))-methyltransferase RlmH, coding for MYPISLLAFGRLRLDPCRELERHYLDMLRPFARLEVTELTEGKGDPARQLREEAERLRPKLKAVKCPVLLTPEGKLRDSEALAKWLGERMDRGDSLAFALGSSHGFDPGLKAEVREQLSLSPLTFPHELSRVMLLEQLYRAFTILRGKHYHK